The DNA region CGTATCTTCCCAACAATCGAGATAGTGGAGTGTTAATGAACTGACAATATAATCAAAGTGTTCATTGGCAAATGGAAGCTTTTCCTGTAAGTTAAGACATAAAACGTTAGATTCTGTTCCTATTCTCCTCTTTGTAGCCGCCACCATTTCTTCACTTACATCTATCGCTACTACATCTGCCCCTTTTTTTAATAGCTGTTCTGTATACCAGCCAGCTGCACAACCTGCATCTAAAACTTTTTTCCCATCCATCACGTCTGGTAGCTGCGCCAGCATTGCCGGACGCTCGTAATGCGTATTGTAAGGGCTATTTTCATCAATTGTATGTTCATAATCTACTGCTAGTTTATTAAAAGCATCTACGATTTCCTTTTTCATCTTTTCCCCTCCTCCATAAGACAGGAAAAACACCACGAGATTAGTCGTGGTGCTTCTCAGCTTCTGCTTGGCTTTTACGATAAGCTATTTTTGAAATTACAATACTTACTTCATATAGTAGAATTAACGGAATTGTAACCATAATGTGTGACAACACTTCTGGTGGAGTAATTAATCCTCCGACTACAAGAAGTACAAAATATGCATATCTTCTTACACTACTTAAAAACATCGGTGTGACAATTCCAAGTCGTGTAAAGAACATAATAATCACAGGTAGTTGAAATAGAAAGCCAAATGGCAAGACAATTTGTAATAAGAATGAAAAATATTCATTAATTCCGTAAACTTCGGCAATACCTAGGTCAGTTGCCAATCGTCCCATAAATTCTATGATGAATGGAAAAACAATAAAGTAAGAAAATGAAATCCCAACTAAAAATAATATGACCGATACTGGGATATACATTAACGTTACTTTTCTTTCCCGTTCATATAACCCGGGACTAACGAAAGACCACAACTGATACAAAGCTAATGGCACTGTTACAACTACTGCTAATATAAAAGCAATTTCCATATATATTTTAATCGGATCGGTTAATCGAAAAGCATTTAAAGTAATCTCTTTTGCTACTTCAACCTGCATTAATTTAATTAGAGGCTTGGCTAAAAATAAGCCACCTATTAATGAAACAATAAAAAATCCGACTACGACAATGATTTTCTTTCGCAATTCATCAATATGATCGTAGACAGACATTTGCCTTTCTTCCATGTCTTACCCATCCTAACATTACTTCTTTTCGTCTTTATTATCGTCATCATCAGCTAAACCTTTTGTTGCATTTTTAAATTCTCTTAACGTGTTACCAGCTGCTTTACCTAATTCAGGTAATTTTTTTGGACCAAATATGATGATAGCGACAATCGCTATTATTGCAATACTTCCTGCTCCTAGACCCATACTGTTCACCTCCTAAAAATGAACAACGCATTTCCATGCTTGTCTGCTTAAAGCATACCAAATTTCAATGATAATATCCATATCGAGCATATGACGATTATGTGTCTAAACTGTTTGTTACAGTTGCCACTATTTCCTAATGTAAGCTACACTATACTAGAGTATAACATAGAGGTGGTAACCTATGATTTTATTACAAGTGAACCAATTAACGAAGAACTTCGGTGCAGAAGTTATATTATCTAACATAAAACTAGAAATTAAAACGAATGACCGTATTGCCTTAATAGGTAGAAACGGTGCTGGTAAGTCAACTTTATTAAAAATTATTTCTGGACATTTAAGCTATGATTCCGGTGAAGTAATTAAACCAAAACATGTATCAATTGGCTATCTTGCGCAAAATACGGGGCTCGACTCGACTCGTTCTATTTGGGATGAAATGCTAAAAATTTTTGAACACTTACAGGAAATGGAAAAGCAACTTCGCAACTTAGAAAAACGAATGGGTGAAGAGTCTGTTCTTAATGATGCAAGTAAATATGAAAAAGTTTTAGCTGAGTATGATGAATTGCAGCTTTCATTTAAGGAGCAAGGTGGCTATAAATACGAGGCTGATATTCGTAGCGTCTTGCACGGGATGAGTTTTAGCGATATGAATTATGAGACGAAAATCTCAACATTAAGTGGTGGGCAAAAAACTCGTTTAGCTTTAGCGAAGCTACTATTAGAAAAGCCTGATTTATTAATTTTGGACGAGCCTACAAACCATCTTGATATCCAGACTTTATCTTGGCTTGAAAAATATTTACAAGCTTATCCTGGTGCTTTATTAATCGTTTCTCATGACCGTTATTTCCTCGATAAAGTAGTGAATACGGTTTATGAAATATCAAGACGCGAATGTACAAAATTTGCAGGAAACTATAGTTTTTATTTAGAGCAACGACACATTATGTATGAACAGCAACTCAAACAATATGAAAAACAACAGGCGGAAAAAGCAAAACTCCAAGAATTTGTGCAAAAAAATATCGCTCGAGCATCGACTACAAAAAGAGCACAAAGTAAACGCAAACAATTAGAAAAGATGGAAGATATCGATCGCCCTCTTGGTGATGAAAAGAAAGCATCCTTCAGCTTTGATATTGAAAAACAAAGTGGAAATGACGTCCTAAAAGTACAAGAATTAGCTGTTCGTTATCAGGATGGTGAACCCCCTGTATTTAAAAATGTCACTTTTGCAATTAACCGAAGTGAAAGTGTTGCCATTGTTGGGCCAAACGGGATTGGAAAATCAACATTATTAAAAACTATTATTGGCACACTACAGGCTAATGCCGGTACAACAACGCTTGGGTCTAACGTCACAATCGGCTATTACGACCAAGAACAAGCAAACCTAATGTCTAATAAAGATGTTCTACATGAATTATGGGATGAATATCCTGGGAAAACAGAGAAAGAAATTCGCACTGTCCTAGGTAACTTTTTATTTAGTGGCGATGATGTTTTCAAAGCGATTAAAGCGTTAAGTGGTGGCGAAAAAGCGCGAGTTGCACTTGCCAAGTTAATGTTACAAAATGCAAACTTACTAATCTTCGATGAGCCGACAAACCATTTAGATTTAGAAAGTAAGGAAATATTAGAATCCGCATTAATCGATTACCCTGGTACAATCCTGTTCGTATCACATGACCGTTACTTTATTAACAGGTTAGCAACACGGGTCATTGAGCTTTCTAAAAATGGGGCGGAAGACTATATTGGCGATTATGATTACTATTTAGAGAAAAAAGAAGAATTAAGGCAGATTGAAGAGGAAAAGAAAAGTAGTCATGAAAAGGCTACAGCTAATACGTCAGACCGCAATCAATTTGCACTTGATAAAGAGGCGAAAAAACGGGAACGTCAGCGCCTACGCCGAATTGAAGAGCTTGAAGCTGAAATCGAATCGTTTGAACAGAAAGTCGAAGATGTTGAACAGCAATTATGTGATCCAATCATCTTTGATAATCATGAAAAAGTAAATGAATTAAACGAACAATTACAATCTCATCAAGATTCATTAATGCACTTAATGGAAGAGTGGGAAGCATTACAAGACAGCTGACGAGTAATTCGTCAGCTTTTTTTTGTTTATTTTGAGGATAACTTATTATTAGTAAGAAAACTTATTAACATATCCATAGAACTATACACAATATCCACAGTCTTATACACATATAAACCGTTGTTTTACTTGTATACACAATACTTATTCACATTATCCACATTACAAGGTGTAATTTCGACAAATATTTACTAACATCGCTAGGTCTGATAATACTTAAGTTTTATACGTTTTTCCACATAAATAGAAAAGCTGTGGATAAGTTTTTCCACAGCTTAGCTTTCTAATGAAAGTCCAGGGTTGGCATTTAATTCGTATGTTGCAAATTTGCCTTTTTGATAAGCAATACTACCAGCTGCCGCTATCATAGCAGCGTTATCTGTACACAATGATAACGGTGGTATAATTAATTCACAGTCTATTGTTTTAAAGCTTTCTTCTAGTTGTTTTCTTAGCCCTTTGTTTGCAGCTACTCCACCAGCTAAAAGCACTTGCTTTACTTCGTACTCTTTTGCAGCTTTTACTGTTTTGTTAACAAGAACTTCTACAACACTTTCTTGAAAGCTAGCAGCCAAATCTTCATCTTTAATTGTTTCCCCACGTTGTTTAGCATTATGTAGCACATTGATTACCGCAGATTTTAAGCCACTAAAACTAAAATCATAGGAATCAGATTCTAACCAAGCCCTCGGTAAGTTTAATGTCGCTTTTCCTTCATGTGCTAAACGATCAATATGAGGACCACCTGGGTATGGCAATGATAATGCTCTAGCTACTTTGTCATAAGCTTCACCTGCCGCATCATCGCGAGTTTCACCGATTACTTCAAAGTCTCCATGTTCCTTCATATAAACTAGCTCTGTATGCCCTCCAGAGACAACTAGCGAAAGCAATGGAAAATTCATTTCCTTTACTAAGCGATTAGCATAGATATGGCCTGCAATATGATGGACACCTACTAAAGGTTTGTCATGAGCAAACGCTAATGCTTTTGCTGCATTAACACCAACTAATAACGCACCTACTAATCCCGGACCTTCGGTTACTGCAATTGCAGTAATATCATCCATCGTCATTTCTGCCTTTTCTAGCGCTTCGTCAATAACAACAGT from Lottiidibacillus patelloidae includes:
- the tsaD gene encoding tRNA (adenosine(37)-N6)-threonylcarbamoyltransferase complex transferase subunit TsaD, producing MKTNNEIILAIETSCDETAVAILKNGTELLANIVASQIESHKRFGGVVPEIASRHHVEAITVVIDEALEKAEMTMDDITAIAVTEGPGLVGALLVGVNAAKALAFAHDKPLVGVHHIAGHIYANRLVKEMNFPLLSLVVSGGHTELVYMKEHGDFEVIGETRDDAAGEAYDKVARALSLPYPGGPHIDRLAHEGKATLNLPRAWLESDSYDFSFSGLKSAVINVLHNAKQRGETIKDEDLAASFQESVVEVLVNKTVKAAKEYEVKQVLLAGGVAANKGLRKQLEESFKTIDCELIIPPLSLCTDNAAMIAAAGSIAYQKGKFATYELNANPGLSLES
- a CDS encoding class I SAM-dependent methyltransferase, which produces MKKEIVDAFNKLAVDYEHTIDENSPYNTHYERPAMLAQLPDVMDGKKVLDAGCAAGWYTEQLLKKGADVVAIDVSEEMVAATKRRIGTESNVLCLNLQEKLPFANEHFDYIVSSLTLHYLDCWEDTMMEFSRVMKPGGKLLFSVHHPFMEYKFSKTGDYFTRERLVLPWEKPKAGTVYVPFYRRSLQETIASPSRYFSIEKIIEPQPIEQLIQLHKQTYEKLMTKPQFLIVICEKK
- a CDS encoding ABC-F family ATP-binding cassette domain-containing protein; amino-acid sequence: MILLQVNQLTKNFGAEVILSNIKLEIKTNDRIALIGRNGAGKSTLLKIISGHLSYDSGEVIKPKHVSIGYLAQNTGLDSTRSIWDEMLKIFEHLQEMEKQLRNLEKRMGEESVLNDASKYEKVLAEYDELQLSFKEQGGYKYEADIRSVLHGMSFSDMNYETKISTLSGGQKTRLALAKLLLEKPDLLILDEPTNHLDIQTLSWLEKYLQAYPGALLIVSHDRYFLDKVVNTVYEISRRECTKFAGNYSFYLEQRHIMYEQQLKQYEKQQAEKAKLQEFVQKNIARASTTKRAQSKRKQLEKMEDIDRPLGDEKKASFSFDIEKQSGNDVLKVQELAVRYQDGEPPVFKNVTFAINRSESVAIVGPNGIGKSTLLKTIIGTLQANAGTTTLGSNVTIGYYDQEQANLMSNKDVLHELWDEYPGKTEKEIRTVLGNFLFSGDDVFKAIKALSGGEKARVALAKLMLQNANLLIFDEPTNHLDLESKEILESALIDYPGTILFVSHDRYFINRLATRVIELSKNGAEDYIGDYDYYLEKKEELRQIEEEKKSSHEKATANTSDRNQFALDKEAKKRERQRLRRIEELEAEIESFEQKVEDVEQQLCDPIIFDNHEKVNELNEQLQSHQDSLMHLMEEWEALQDS
- the tatC gene encoding twin-arginine translocase subunit TatC; the encoded protein is MEERQMSVYDHIDELRKKIIVVVGFFIVSLIGGLFLAKPLIKLMQVEVAKEITLNAFRLTDPIKIYMEIAFILAVVVTVPLALYQLWSFVSPGLYERERKVTLMYIPVSVILFLVGISFSYFIVFPFIIEFMGRLATDLGIAEVYGINEYFSFLLQIVLPFGFLFQLPVIIMFFTRLGIVTPMFLSSVRRYAYFVLLVVGGLITPPEVLSHIMVTIPLILLYEVSIVISKIAYRKSQAEAEKHHD
- the tatA gene encoding twin-arginine translocase TatA/TatE family subunit; the encoded protein is MGLGAGSIAIIAIVAIIIFGPKKLPELGKAAGNTLREFKNATKGLADDDDNKDEKK